A segment of the Bacillus pseudomycoides genome:
CATCTAATAACTCTGATTGTTCAAACTTCGGTATCATTCCAAAAATACTTATAAGAGCTTGAGGATTTAAGATTTTAAGTTGATTAATCATTTTTATATGCCTTACTTTCTTCGATTTTCTTTTCAAAATAATGGAGCTTCATCTCAAAATTCAGAGAAAAATATGCAGAGAAACATTAATTATGAAATCCCGATAGATGTCCCAAAGATGAAGTACATCATCTATAAAATACATTCTTTTATTCAGTAAGATTTTCAAGCTCCTCAGACCAAAATGTATTCTTTTCTATAGCCTTTGGATCGATACGCCTTAATTCATTTTCAAACCAGATACACACTGATTCTGGAATTTCATTATCTAAAAATGCAAATTCACCATTTAAGTGAATCGCTTCATCAATTAACTTAGAAAACAATAGAAGGCTTTCTGCAAATTGATGAATGGAAGAATTAATGAAGATTTCTTCATAGTTGTTGTCGTGATGTAAATAGACTACCTTATTTGTTCCCTCATCAATACAAAGAGGATCACCAGAACCAGTCGTACCTATATACCAATAAAACTTAAAATCTATTGGCATGCCAAATTTTTGGTTTACATTCTGCATCGGTTCAGTTGCGTTATCAAACTCTATAAATGGAGCAGCCGATGCCGGAAGACCCGCTTCACTTAAAAACCTTCTCGTATCACT
Coding sequences within it:
- a CDS encoding SUKH-4 family immunity protein, with product MISPKEFCDRWNEKRDGPLNKLDRDMLQHTNLSSDTRRFLSEAGLPASAAPFIEFDNATEPMQNVNQKFGMPIDFKFYWYIGTTGSGDPLCIDEGTNKVVYLHHDNNYEEIFINSSIHQFAESLLLFSKLIDEAIHLNGEFAFLDNEIPESVCIWFENELRRIDPKAIEKNTFWSEELENLTE